One window of the Marmota flaviventris isolate mMarFla1 chromosome 2, mMarFla1.hap1, whole genome shotgun sequence genome contains the following:
- the Foxs1 gene encoding forkhead box protein S1, whose protein sequence is MQQPPPPPPPGPLAPATEPTKPPYSYIALIAMAIQSSPGQRATLSGIYRYIMGRFAFYRHNRPGWQNSIRHNLSLNECFVKVPRDDRKPGKGSYWTLDPDCHDMFQHGSFLRRRRRFTRRAGAEGTRSPVKARRGPVRATSQDPGVTHTTTSRQCPFPPELPDPKGLSFGGLVGTLPDSTCPATADVTRPRLPVEPKEMSTPKPAGPGELPVVTSPSPCPAFGFPANFSEAEGFSKAPTPVLTPEAAVGSGYQCRLQALNFCMGADPGLEHLLASAAPSPAPPTPPASLRAPLPLPADPKEPWVAGGFPVQGGSSYPLGLPPCLYRTPGMFFFE, encoded by the coding sequence ATGCAGCAGCCGCCGCCACCACCACCGCCTGGGCCCTTGGCCCCGGCCACCGAGCCCACCAAGCCCCCCTACAGCTATATTGCCCTGATCGCCATGGCCATCCAGAGCTCACCGGGGCAGAGGGCCACGCTCAGTGGCATCTACCGCTACATCATGGGCCGCTTTGCCTTCTACCGTCACAACCGGCCCGGCTGGCAGAACAGCATCCGCCACAACCTGTCTCTCAACGAGTGCTTTGTCAAGGTGCCCCGCGATGACCGCAAGCCAGGCAAGGGCAGCTACTGGACCCTGGACCCCGACTGCCATGACATGTTCCAGCACGGCAGCTTCCTCCGTCGCCGCCGCCGCTTCACCCGTCGGGCAGGTGCAGAGGGCACCAGGAGCCCTGTCAAGGCACGCCGGGGACCCGTCAGGGCCACCAGCCAGGACCCCGGAGTCACCCACACCACGACCAGCAGGCAGTGCCCATTCCCACCAGAGCTGCCAGATCCCAAGGGCCTAAGCTTTGGGGGTCTGGTGGGGACCTTGCCAGACAGCACGTGCCCAGCAACTGCTGATGTCACCAGGCCTCGGCTGCCCGTGGAGCCCAAGGAGATGTCCACACCCAAGCCTGCAGGCCCAGGGGAGCTCCCAGTGGTCACTTCACCCTCCCCGTGCCCAGCGTTTGGCTTTCCTGCCAACTTCTCTGAGGCCGAGGGCTTTAGCAAAGCCCCCACGCCCGTCCTGACCCCCGAGGCAGCCGTTGGGAGCGGCTACCAGTGCCGACTGCAAGCCCTCAATTTCTGCATGGGCGCCGACCCGGGCCTGGAGCACCTGCTGGCCTCTGCAGCGCCCTCCCCggcaccccccaccccgccagcCTCACTCCGGGCTCCACTGCCCCTGCCAGCTGACCCCAAGGAACCCTGGGTCGCAGGAGGCTTCCCTGTCCAGGGAGGCTCCAGCTACCCACTGGGGCTGCCCCCCTGCCTATACCGGACACCAGGAATGTTCTTCTTTGAGTGA